The genomic region CCAGTAAGACTAATTACAACTAGCTAGACTGCATTCCTTCCttcagaggaggagagggaccAGGAAACTTACGAcccatttgcattttaaataggTGCTGTTTTCAGAGAAGCCTGTTTCGACTGAATTACTTAAAGCTTTTTTAGTAATGGTTAGGAACAGCCGTTCTCGTATAAAAACTTAAGTTTGGGCTCTTTAAATTCAATCCCCCAAGCAATTAAGACACTTTTTTACAGTAGCAGATGACACTACTGTAATGAGGGCAAACCTTGGGCTGGCACAAAACCCTAATGATCTAACTACttcagaaaaacccaaaacaaacaaaaccttgaAAGCTAAAATCTAACCATAAAAAACCTTCATCGGTGCCACTAATTCACCTCCCCTGTGCTGGCATCCAGGCTCATCAGTAGCACATCCAGGCTTTTTGACAGCTTTACCACAGAAGTTGATGGTACCTGAACCCTCAGTATTTGGCATCTTGAGTACCATTTGAAGTAGCAACAGTGAATTTGCTTTTGTAGCAGTTGCAATCCATTCATCATGGCTGTTCTTCAAGGAGTAAACTATAAAATACTGAATGCTTGTGTACCAGCACCTAGTCACCTgacttgtaaaataaaattgcaacaTCTGAATTTGTTCTGTAGATAACAATGTTTCCTGTGAGTTGATTTTTAAACTGTGTTGTTGCAGTTTTGGGTGAAGTGCAGCAGTTACTCAAGTATAATCACGCTTTATTCTAAAGGTTCCTCTTCACTTTtgcatgttaaaaaatatttttgcttatgAACTAGAGCCCTGAGGTGACTAATTCAAGGCATGTGCTTTATAAAAGTCTTCATTTCCTTCCATGGATCTTTTTCAGCGAACATAAATGAATCATTGCACTTGCTGAATATGATACAATATCCCTTCTGTACCAACACTGGAGAGTGTGGGGGGTTTAAGTGTTCTAAGTGATAGACCAGTAATTCTTCCATGTTTTGCTTAGGCTGCCATACAGTCTCTGGGAGAGATTACTCTTAGACTCGTCGTATTCCTGAGCGAGTATTCTTACTAGGAGTATCTATGCTTCCCCTATTTGGCATTGTTCTGCTGTTATACACAAAACTTGGTGTGCTTTAACACTTCCTATATAGTTAAGTTTGTAAATTTTTCTGATCACaactctttcctttttaattattttttaaaatttttacagGTCTGGGAAATCACAAGGATCTATTCCCGTAACAATGGCCGCAAAATCATCACTCCTTAAAGTAATACTGCTAGGAGATGGTGGAGTTGGGAAGAGCTCCCTTATGAACAGATATGTCACCAACAAGTTTGATGCACAGCTGTTTCATACAATAGGTGTGGAATTCTTAAATAAAGAGTTGGAAGTTGATGGACATTTTGTTACAATGCAGATTTGGGACACAGCAGGTCAGGAACGCTTTCGGAGCTTGCGGACTCCTTTCTATAGAGGTTCTGACTGTTGCCTGCTAACCTTCAGCGTGGATGACTCTCAAAGCTTCCAAAACTTAAGCAACTGGAAGAAAGAATTCATTTATTATGCAGATGTCAAGGAGCCCGAAAACTTTCCATTTGTGATACTGGGTAACAAAGTTGATATCGATGAAAGGCAGGTGTCTACAGAAGAAGCTCAAGACTGGTGCAGGAATAATGGCAACCATCCCTATTTTGAAACCAGTGCAAAAGATGCCACTAATGTTGCAGCAGCCTTTGAAGAAGCTGTTAGAAGAGTCCTAGCCTCTGAAGACAGATCAGATCACTTTATTCAAACAGATACAGTAAACCTTCATCGGAAACCAAAACCCAGTTCATCTTGTTGTTGActtatgtttttctttgccAAATTACTTTTGACTAGCTTGCTCTATAAAAGGATGGGGAAGGTgtagtaaataaaataatacatggGTTTCACTCTGATATTAAAATTGTaatattctgctgctttcttgggggagcaaaagaaaaattttcttccatgaGTGACCCATCATTGAATTAGAGATGCTTTCTGTTTAGGAAGGTGTCAAGTAAAAGCATTAATATAAGAATGTAATTTGCCAACCGTATTCAAATGATAAATACTTTGAGTATAACTAAAACTTGAAACTTCTAGAAGCACTACTTGGAGAAACTGTTGTGGAATTCAGGCACAAAGATACttttatatgtgtatatttttatgaaatcaGCAttccatttttgtttctctagAAGTCGGTTTCTTAACAATGCTAGATATTAAACTTCAGTGTCACTacattccttttgctttcagtggtACTTTATCTCCAATGTGtttattataaattaatataaattaccTCCAGGTCTTCTGATTCTCTAATGTTTTTTAAGTAGGAATAAATTTCCTACATATTTAATgtccattttcctttcatttactATTCTAATGCTGTACTAATTTTTCCAGCAGTTTAATGCAAGATAGGGATGAATTTTTAAGTTAATACAAGTCATTGCCTTAAGTCCCATTCTATCATGTTTCTGTTCAGTAAGGTAATGAGTCACTGAAGTGTAACTATTTTTAGATGTGAAAAAATTACGCTTTATTCAGTCAGCTTTAATAGCACTTGAAGGGATCcaaattatgaaaaatttctAAGAGAACTTCTAGTATATAGCCTTAAAATTCCAAACCTCTTGTTCTGTTAACCTGAGCTACGAATGTGTTTGCCAGTAATCTCTGCACTGTGAAATTTAAGGATGGGCAATATGTAGAGAACTCAGGAAGCCTCTGACTTACAGGAGATGGTGACAGCTTTCAGCCCTAAAGCAAGTAAATACCTACAGCTAGTGTTTGAGCTGGATTTGCTCCTTACTTAATTTGCTCTTCTAGGATATGTACTTCACACATTTAAGGCAATGTCTTTTATATTACTGTGTTCATTACGTGACAATTAACAGAAGcaaattctgtatttaatgGCCAGTGTTTCTGCAGTAATGCAGGTGAAAGCACAGGTGGTGTATTGGAAGTGCTCTGTTGCAGTTTGATGGGACAATTCTTGTATGAGAAGCTGTTGAAAGTTGATGCTCAGCGCATCCACTGTCCTAACAACGGCAAACTTGATTGGGCACAATTGCTTCAGTGCATAATGTGACTGCTGACAGGCACGCACATACACACACTGTAGACTTCTAAAGGAAGTCTGAGGCCTGTAGGACAGGCCATGTTATTCACTAATATACAGACTGCTTTCTGTACAGCAACGTTCCAATAGACAAGCCATTTTTGAGAGCATGTTAACAGCAAGACTTTTCTCCTTACCTGTTTACTCTGTACCAGGTGTAATTACTTGGAAGTAAAGCTTGCAAAACAAACCCTTCTTGTTGCTCTCGGTACGGTTTTCTGCATGCACTGTGTTCTTGCTTAAACCTCTCCAGGATACCTTTACGCCACTgatctgctgctcctgcttaAAAGTGACATCTTTCTAAGTCTAATTCATTCTTGCCACCCTGCAAATATGGCAGCAGAAGTGTTTTAAGCATCAGTCACCTAACAGTTAAACACAGGCTGAGCTGCTACTTGTTATGTTCATTTCTAGTCAGTGAGCGAAAAGATCTGTGAAGAAAATCTTGGATAAATTTCTCTTAGGATGAGAGAgcaaaaaatttcaaaacataCGATTACTTCTGTTGAGTGCTACTAATCTAGTGATGTGAACTTGTTGCAAAACACTACTGTCTGCTTAAAGCTTCCTTTAACATTCATTTTAGCAAAGGTTGAAACAACAGGAGATGAAGTTACTGTGATTTCTGTGAGTACCAAAGATACCGTTCAAGTAAGAATGCTAAAAGGAACAATTAAGGATGAGAACCACTGTGGTCTTTTCTTGTGCCTAAAAGTCGTCTTGTGTATTCCCATCTGTTGTCTTTCCATGTAACACCATTGTTACCAAGCCTCCCTCTGAGAAGCAGGTTGAATAAAACTTTatgccctgggagctgctgtaCCATGACTGTCCATTAATCAAAAAAGTAGCTAGTGAAGACAGAAGGGTGGTTTATATGCAGTCATAAGGTAGTACAGGAATTATGTTGAGGGGGACTGTCAAGTACTTGAAAGAAGCACAAATCCTATGAAAAGCAGATGTAGATACaggttaacaaaaaaaaaaaaaaaaacaaaaaacaaaacacctcaTAACGCCTAGTTACAAACAGGCATTTTTTGTCCTTTGTGAAAACTTGATATCCATCATCTGATATAGAGATAAGCACTTCTGGCTTATGTTTCAACTGACTTAGTATTTCAAGTACTAACATACCTCAAGTAATAGAAGATCCTCATAGCAGTACTTAGATTTCTTTAGAGTGACAGAGCATGCTTTGTGATACATCTGCAGTTCCTGATGTCCTTTAAAATGAGCACAAATACTTTCATGGAAAACTGGTGGGATTGATGAAAGCTGTGCGTATTAGGACAGATAGCAAAATGGGCTGGGGCAGAAATAACTGTAGCTAGGATGCAGCTACCAGCTCCTGTTACAACTCCTGCTTCTAATACTGCAATGGACTTCATTTGAATCCTTATTCCTGAGCCTCTGGGGTTGGATAGGAACATAATACTTGCAAAGGAAGTCTCTCTTCAGCTTTGTCCATTGGCCCTTGTGTTGCTGGAAACGCTGGTTGTCTGATGCATGCTTGACCTGCCTCTTTCAGCCCAAGAGCAGGCTTGTGACTGTAGCTGATCACAAGGTAACTTTCACATGTCACTCCATACAGCAGTCTTTCAACTGAGTGTAAAAACTCACAAACCAAAGCATAACCAAGTGTTCTTCCATACTGGGAGATCGCAGCTACCTAGCTGGCAGCCTACAGAGTTCTGTCATGAGACAGCATTCCTCACTGGAGAGTGTACTGGTTAATTTAATGAGTTAGCACATAACACTACCTTGCCTGTGGCAGTCAGTCTGTTTTCATAAGGCCTAGATGGACCTATGGGACTGCATTTCCATTTACAGTTCCTCTATTcagaagaagaaggggaaagacaCATGAGGGGCATAAGAAGAGGCACCATTTGGCTAACTGCCCTTGGAGATTAAGGCAAGAGACAAAATGCTTCCATTTTACGTAACTTCATATGCTgtcagaaaagaataaaattataataaccCCACAGTTTCTAAAAGTGGAAACTCTTAGCActcattttttgtctttgccaAAACTTTTCATTCTGCCACGTGTATGATTATTTAATATAAGTATTTCCTCAGTGAATCTAAACCATTAGCATTTTGCTACTGGGGAGGAAGCAGAAACAGCACAAGGGTTACAATGTAATGGCTCTTTATCATATGAATAGGAATGCTTTATCTGAAGTGTGTTTCTGTTGCCTTCAGgtataaagcaaaaaataacaaacccaGAACCCTCAGCTGACTTACATACAATTACATGACATCAAAATGCTGGACAATAACACTTTTTATAAAGTAACACAGCAAAGACAAGTCTCCCCATCTTCATGTGCCACCCTGCCAATAAACATAGCCTTACTGTGATTATCTAGTTTTCTTCTAAATCATTTCAAGTATACTCAACAGGCATCCATGCAGCatcttttcacattttatttaagGTGTTCTTTTTCTCATGGAATATTTTACAGTGATAGTTTAGCAGAATGTAAATTACAAAGAAACAGTGACTGACTACATTTAAAGCACATACATTGGTGGTCCCTTTAATTATACAGACTCTGCAAAATGTACTTCCTAGAACAGCGTGCCACTTCCTTTAGAAATCAGAAGTCTAAGAAGATAGCTTATACAGATTtgctgcaaaagaaaactgaCTACTTAAAACATGGTGAAACCACGTGAAATATTAGGTATTGGTATCTGCCAAATGACCTGTTAAAAAACTATTTTCGGAGTGTAAGTTTTGTGAAAGGGTCCCTAACCTCATTTCACCACAGAATAAAAGCCAGCCAGAACAAATTATGCCTTTCTGTAACCTCAACTAACAGTTTCATGGTTCAAAGGTCCTAGtctaaatgtattttgaaaaattctgcatttgcagaaaggaaaaaattggtTTAAACATGTAAATttagtttagatttttttcatgtgttaaTTGGAATTAAAGTTGGGACAAGACACAGCTGTTCTGATCTAGTTCACTAATTGATTTCATTGATGCAGCACTGCAGATAAACCTGTATTGCACTGAACATGTAGTCTATTTGCAAATATAAGTTTTAAACTAAGTTTTAAAACTTAGTTTTAAAACTAAGGGTTCTTTTTCTCAAAACCTCCTGAAATACTAAAGACAAAGCTTTGCTGATACagcctctttcctttttatttagcACTTCATAATACATATATTACACATTACAATATTAATATAGACCTGATTTAATACCACCAAGTGTAAAGTTAGCCTGGTTAGTCTACAGCATTAATTGCCTAGCAAAGGACTATCAATAGAAAGCTTTATAACACAATTAGCCATTTAGTCTGAACAGTCAAGAGTTCCATTTTGCTCATATTTAATCACATGACTGGAGATGTCTTTTGTGTTTAGATCTGATTTCCTCCCATCCTGTACATGCAGCTTACATTTTGCATACCCACTGACATCCATATTTCAGTCAGTACTTGTTCAGCCCTGACATTTTTAAACTTGCTTTTCATAACACATAAAAGGAAAGTTACTGATACACATTTTAACCAGAGATGCTTAGTTGTTATTATtcatatcagaaaaaaaccacaaaaaacttCTTCAGCATCCAATTTCTCAATCTT from Heliangelus exortis chromosome 1, bHelExo1.hap1, whole genome shotgun sequence harbors:
- the RAB9A gene encoding ras-related protein Rab-9A translates to MAAKSSLLKVILLGDGGVGKSSLMNRYVTNKFDAQLFHTIGVEFLNKELEVDGHFVTMQIWDTAGQERFRSLRTPFYRGSDCCLLTFSVDDSQSFQNLSNWKKEFIYYADVKEPENFPFVILGNKVDIDERQVSTEEAQDWCRNNGNHPYFETSAKDATNVAAAFEEAVRRVLASEDRSDHFIQTDTVNLHRKPKPSSSCC